The following DNA comes from Vicia villosa cultivar HV-30 ecotype Madison, WI unplaced genomic scaffold, Vvil1.0 ctg.000835F_1_1, whole genome shotgun sequence.
tATATTGACAAATCATGATAAATTACGACCAATCAAAAACAAATATGACAAGTCACAACCGTTTAGAGACAAGTATGACACATTGCGACCAATTAGAGAAATTATGACGCATTGCGACCAATTAAAAAACAAGTATGTCAAATTATAACCAATTAGAAACATGAATAAAAAATTGGAAAAgattatgtttttttatatatttaattattttttgattaaaaataaaaaataaaaaattcaaaaaaaagtgaaaataatattaaaatactcCAAAAATTCAACATTTAGCTTTTTTTGACCTTTTAAtacaaaataacaattaaaaaggAATACAATAGGGATCGAACCTACTGTTGGAACAAAATTGGTTTATGTTATATCCCTTAGGTTTTGAcaataacaaagtatttaaagaacaatttggtaaaaaaaatgagtgttcaAGTGTGTAggtgcaaagataaaaatattgatTGGAAGTCGATTCTGAAACTGCGTTGAACATTGAAAGATAAGCTCTTAAGAGACCGATTCTGAAGAATCAACTTCTGATCAACTCATCTTCTGATGATCAGAACCTGAAGTCTCCAGACTTTGATCAAGTCAGCTTCTTAAGATCAAGCCAGCCTCTGAAGAGTCAGAGTCCGAAGGATCAGAAGTTAAGACTCAGACTCTGTAGGACCTAAACTTGAACCCAATCAAAGCTCAAGATCCTAGGATTTTCTGACAGGTCGCTATCAGACTCTCAAGTCAATTTGTCTTGTTCTGGTCACATGAAGACTTAGCAGAAAGTTGCAAAAGCCTTAAGTTTTGCAACGAATCTATTGATGCCACTCTTCAAAGACTCTTTTGTACTTGAAGTTCTAGCCAGCAACTCTTCATGGAACTCTATAAAAGGAGCTGAAGATTTGCAGGAACATACAACACTGCGCCTTGACAACAAAAAAGAAGTTACTTTATCAAAATTGTAGCACAAGAAAAACTTAAAAGGTTTCTTATCCTTGCATATCTTAGAAATCTCTAAGTCTTAGAGtcttattgtgttttattttgtaaacacctctgattgtatatcaagtATAATTATCACTATATCACTATCATTTATCTATTAGATAGATTGTTAGAAgtattttgcttgtgtgcttgagcatttaAGTCCATTACTTGTGTGTTTGGGAATTGGAAGTCTCTTGCCTGCGTGTTTGAGAAATCATAAGTCTCTTGCctgtgtgcttgagcattgaaGTCCCTGACTTGAGTGTTTGGGCATTGAAAGTCTCTTGCTTGTATGCTTGAGCAATTTGTAATCAAATTTTGGTTATAGTGGAAATCTCTTGGAAGTGAAAGGGGACTAGACTACTCTCGGTTTGTGAGAGGAACCAAGATAATTGCTTTGTGTCCCTCTTTTCTTTCTAAGTCTGAATttattatttgctgttacaattaTCTCAACTCTGAATTAATGTTTGGTTCAGAATCTATTAAGATTATCCTTTAGATTATGAGTTAGATTCTGAATTTACTCAGGTTCTAAATGTTGTACTCATAATCTGTCAAATGTTCTTTGAAGATAACAAAGTATTTTCTTTAACTCGGATTTGTGACATAACAGTCCGGAATCTAAtcagaaatatttgaagagaactaaaagaggaaaaaaagaaaacacaaatcAAGCCCCTTTCTTGTATTTTTCTCACCTTTACCTGCGACCATGCATCTCATGTCCCTACATAACTACCAACTGAGTTGACTTACTCATatacatttttttgttttttatcttgAAATGTTCCTAAAAACAAGATTGTAAAAAACACGTGGGCAAACTTTAGGGTATGACATCTGCCCCTTAATTACCTTTAATCCGAGAGCACGAGTAACGAAAGTCTTCATGTAATCATGGTGGAAAATAATTAAATACGAAAGAACCCAAAATTTTGTCCACCGAGgtatgaaaataaatataaaggaATTAAGAAAACATCTAGATCAGCACAATATGTGAGATCGTCGTTAACTTGTAAATTGATGCTTAGATCAAATAGGAAAGGATCGTCCTTAACTCGTGAGTTGATGCTTAGATCTAAAAGATAGGAAACTATCATCATCAACTCGTAAGTTGATACTTAGATCTAAAATACAAGTCGTTGCCATCCCaattttagaataaataaatctCTCAAACTCCTCAATCATAAGTTCCATCTCACCTTTTTTATTTCCAATTCATATCTTATAATATTTGAGTGTTAGAGACCTTACCATATCTAATGAATCGGTCTAATAATTATTTTCAAGTAAGTTGTTATTATACCATTGTAAATTGGCTTAGTGTTACTATTAGGCCGTTATTCTAATCATGTTCATTTGTTCagcataattatttgtttatattaatgtGACCTACTCTCTGTGCCAAGAAGTCACTATGTGCTAAAGGTTCAGTAAAGATAATAGCGAGAATACTTTTGTTTGAATTATTTATATAATGATAATTAGTGACAAATAAAGAATATCTTACTTGTCACATCTGATATGTTTTTGACTATTTGTTTGAGTTATCTATGAAATTGATGTAAATTATACAAATGATGTTGAATTCTCTAATCGTGTAATTGTTATTGATGCATTGTGTTTATGttgttaaaataaattatgtgaATTCCCTATATATGCCTTATGTGAAATTCGTATATGTGAATTATGTAAAATCATTTTGTGTGAATTATGTGAAATCCCAACATGTGAGTTATATGaacaatggttgtgaaaattgGATAGTTTTTATGTTGATAGTAAGTTCTTCAACCTCTTACATAAtctcacataaaacaaaaacgaCACATAATATATATCCTTGTAGTGCATTATTTTAATTGTCTACCAAATAATACTTCAATTCCAAAATACAAGTTGCACAATCATTATACAATGTAAAATGTATTAATTTCTCTATCTAGAACTTATTATTGAGAGAGTTACTTCATTCACGGAAGATGCTTGTCTTTCAGAAAAAGATTGTTCTTCAATTGATATCATTTCTATTAAGAAACCTGGTTCCTTTGGTTGAGGTAAAGTACTTTCACCACCTAACATCATAATCACATGTGGCATGTTTGGCCTATAATCAGGAATATGTTGCACACATAGAAGACCTATTTGAATGCATCGTAAAGCTTCATGTTGAACACATGTGTCTTTTAAACAATTATCAATCAATTCATGTGGGACTCCCTCTCTCCATAATCTCCATGCCTTCAAAAATTTAACAGAATTATTATTTAGTATGTTAATAAAAGCAAAAGAATTGTTTAGTGTTAAACTTACATGCCAAAGAAGATTGTGATCGTGTTCATGATAGGTAAGTGATCTATTTTTCTTCCCACTTATTATTTCTAGCAATAACACGCCAAAGCTAAATACATCGGATTTTATGGAGAATAATCCATGAATGACATACTCAGGCGCCATGTAACCACTGAAAGAAACCATTTAGAAATTAGTTTGATGATAAATTAATCATAGCAAATTGTTATTATCATAAAAGATACTTACTATGTTCCAATTATTCTTCTTgtctttccttcgatttgatcACCTCCGAACATTTTAGCTAGGCCAAAATCTGAAATTTTTGGGTTCATTTCATTATCTAATAAAATGTTACTCGCTTTCAAATCTCTGTGTATGATTCTTAACCTAGAATCTTGATGAAGATATTGAAGTCCTCGAGCAATTCCATTCAAGATATTAAAACGCATAGACCAATTTAATAATTTACTTTGAACCGAGTCTGCTAAGATTATCCAATGAATTGATtagataattattattttttcaaaattagtataaaaaataaaaccaaattttaaaaagaaaattactaaccaaaaataaataaatcaagacTTCTTTTAGGCATGTACTCATATAGTAATATTTTTTCCTCTCCTTCAATGCAACAACCAATAACCTTCACAAGATTTCGATGTTGCAATTTGGCACACAATATGACTTCATTTTTAAATTCTATCAGCCCTTGTTCAGACTTTCCTGAAAGTCTTTTGACTGCAATTATTTGTCCATCTATCAATGTACCCtggattttataattaaaaacaatgatTTATGCAACGGATATattatctttttaatttaaaatcaaacaCGTTGAAAATTTACCTTATATACGGGTCCGAAACCACCCTCGCCGAGTTTATTATTGAATGAGAAGTTATTTGTAGCCTTGAGCATTGTGGATACATCAAATAGAGGAAGCTCAAAATCTTCGTTGCCGTCTTTGAGATTTTTTCCTTTTGTCACAAGACTTGGGATCAATGacatttaaaattgaaaattataatataattttatcatataaaacaacaatttttttgggTTTATGAATTGATTAGAAAAATTATATataagtaaatttttgtatatatattagatttaataaataaaaaatattctgtTATTTGTCTTTATGTTAGATGATTCATGATTGTAATCAGTTAGTACTTCAAGTTATTTTAATAATAAGTTAGTCATCCTATGTGTATAGACATGAAGACATATGATTGGTTTATATGCCTTGAAATTCTGCTACATTTATCATTTTATCAAGACACATAAATCATTTAGAAGTTTGGTAATCAACCCATATTCTTCTTCATAGTCGTATTGCCAAAGAATTGAatagatgatttttttttaaatctagatTATATTTAGATGAGAGATGAATTTGCCTATAATTAAACTAAATTTAGACTCTTAAGAAACTTACCTTTATGTTTTACTTTGGTTATATAAATGTAGGAGAGAGCCAATAGCATCAAAAGGGCAATGGAAATTGGGATAGAAActgccaaaatcacatttttcctCTGCCCATGTTTAGCATCTGCATTACATGTTCACAGTGAAATGAATCACTACTCAAAATCTCTATttattattaacaaaaaaaaaatttttaaaaaaaaattcaaactcttaCCAATTTCTGAACTAGTATCTGTACGAACATATAAATCTTGGCCACTACTTTGTGAAAGTCTCAaatcaagaagatcatcaaacCAAAGAGAACAACCACTAACTTTTCCGGTTGGATCCAAATATGTATAAGCAGTGCAAGAACAATTTTGCAAGCATTTCATTTTGCAATTATCAAGTGTCATGTTTAAATTGATCCAAGAATTCGTAGTATCCGGAAACTTCATCCCTACAAATTTATGAAACCCATCTTGATTTTTAACTCCACAACTCCAATTTCCACTCTGCACGCATCCTTGTGTCCAATTCATTGCATTCCATCGTTCATAAGATTTCGGCTTAAATCCGTCTAAACATTGACACATTGGTGACCCATCAATGATGCAATGTCCGTTCGGGCCACAAATGTTGTAAACATCACAACCATCAAGTGGCAATGATTGGTAAATACTCCATGTTTTTGACTCGGGAACCCAAATGAGACGTTGACGAGACGAGAGGGTTTGGTTGATAACCATTATTGAGACCACACTTTTATTTTTTAGTGTGTACATATAATACGCCTCGTCCTCGTTGTTGATAAACTCAAAATTATAAAGTGGATTAGTCTTTAATCCAACAACTCCACTAGTTTGAGCATTCCATGGTCCtgacctataatattttgttgaCCCTTTCCAAATTATAGTTTCGGGATTGCTGGTATGCATCATGGTTATAGTTAAATTACCCGAAGATGGATCATCCGCGGTTCTCCAAGCTGCAAGACGCTTTTCAAATCCAGTTTTTTTGTTCCATCCAAATTTCATTTCTGATAATATTGTATCACACGGATAATCAAAACTCTGCCACAAAAAATTTTCTTCTCCTCCCAAATTTGACtccgaatttgaatttgaatttgaatttgaattcttataCCTAAGAACAAAATTCCCGTTATCCAACAGCTGAAGGAAAACGGGACTCgaaatcttttttgttgcattTATTGACCAAACAAGAGATTCATTGTGGTTGAGAAGCAAAAGGTTTCCATCTCGATTTATGATCAACTTGCTCGAATTATCTTTGGTTGGATTATCGCGATTTGCAACCCAAACAACTCTTCGAACCGGGATATTTTTATACCAAATTCCTATATAACGGTTTGAGGAATTACCAAAGAATCCCAATTCAAAGCTTCCATCTTTAGAAACCAAAGTGCTGCCATCAAGAAATGAAGTTGACTGGGTGATAGTATCTATTGCAAATGAAATATGAGATAGAACAAACAAAAGACTAGTGATGATGATAACTAGCATAGAAGGAAAAGACATTTTTTGGTTGGTTTTGGGATAAAACAAAACAACCAAAGAGTTTTGACAAAGGGAAAGAGTTGAGAATGAGTGATAATGTGGCTGCGTttgttttcaataataatatttttgaataGGCATTTTAGAAGGGTTGACTAATTTTCTTCATTATCTACTTTTAAAATATTCAATGGTTACCACTTCAttgtctttttaaaaatattatgggATAGTAGGAACTTTTTGAATGCATGTATATTCAAACACGATATTCACACGTAATGATGTGAGCATTATCATTTAAGAAAAGGAGAAAAACACTATTAAAGTTATTCTAAACAAAATATGGATAGCTCTAATTTGGTGAATGagaaatacaattattttttataacgGTATTTTTAGTTATGATGAGGTGATATCCAACATCATGTTTTTCTCTTGGAGATGGAGTTGTAATAGGGAACCTCATAGTAGGATATCTTTTTATGATTGATATAAATTatcattactttgtaacaaaacttTATAGTTTTTTCttgatgtaagggttgcacccctagtgcgatatcttatatacagttgcttattaaaaaaaagttttttaattaacatttttacatatatgattatatttttaaaattttagtttctttgatacaTTGAAATAAATGATACATTGTCAATGTTTGTTTCTTTACAATTATCAtacattattaaaaattaaattttttgttaaTATATGTAAGATATAAGTATCTTGATTTTCaattattatatatgtatatgaatttcataattaattagtaagatatccgtgcttccgcacgggtaaatttatttaatattgtatgaaaTTTAATTAGAtgcatataaatttaaaatatatcatataaattcaattatattaataattatataaaaaagaatctataagatgaagaaaaaaattttaacatttaaaaataaaaattatctctcaatttatagtaattgttgattaaaataaaatagatattgtgttgataatgacccgtgaaataaaaaatttatttgatgcgatataaaatatatttaaatacaaatgtaaaatgaacaataatcatatgaatttaattgtattaaataatcattaaaaaatcgtgagatgaaaaaagaaaaaaaactaaggatattatctctctaataaaaataatgattgattaaaataaaataagtattgtgttgatagtgacccgtgagataataatattaataattttattaaaattaaaaaaaaattagagatgataaataaatagagaaattttttttaaatgaaagtaagaaagtgtgggaagaaaatttgagagaaatttgaaattttaattaagatagagaaagtgtgtaatgatcgattaaaataaattaaatattatgttgatagtgacccgtgagataaataaatatttaattttattaaaattaaaaaaatagattattaataatttttgtgattaaatggagaataattaaaatgaaaataagaaagtgtgagaaaataaaatgtgaaagaaatttgaaattttaagagAGAGTAGTGTGCTGGGGAGAAAAAGTTGAAAAGTTTgttattgaaaagttaaaaagttgGGCCAATGAAAGACCAACAATTGGAGCATAGTTATTAAAAAGTTGAAAAAGTGGTatgttattttgttaattacggAATTGTCCTTTTTTTATGTGTAAAGAGTTTTTTAGCAAAGGGCATATTAGTCGTATTGGTCAATCTCTTATTATATGTTTGTATAGTAGATGGCTATTGATCGACTTCTCACAAAAAGTTGTATGTTCAAAAAGAAATAACATATATAATATTAGTTATGAGAATCAATAAGGTTAAATGTGTTTCGATCTCATTCACAAAAGTTAATTCAAAATGGTAAGGTAGTCCTAACACATTTTTACATTTAAATTTTGAGAACTTAGGCAATATAGGACTCCAAACAAACTCCACAATTCAGATGCAGTGGGGTGGAGGGGttctgcaaggttagcactccaacgctcAAATCAGTATATGAAGAAGAAGAGTGAcgtaaaattaaatttgaaactTGTTTCTTCAATTTAACGtcatctctataaatagagagagGGAAATAATGAAGTTGTTATTTGTTAGGAGTGGATTGTAGAGAGTTGTTGGATGTACTTGTAGTTGAGATCCTTTGTGATAAAAAAGACAATAATTCTCGTGTGCTGAGAAGATTCTAGAGGGAGTGAGATCCCTCTATGGTGGTCGCTAGGGATCGATATGGATGGATGTCAAGCAGTATACTTATCATCTTTGGAAGGGCGGAATGGAAACATTCTAGTTTTTTGGAGATTCGTGCACTTAATACCCCATGCTTCCGAACATATTTTTGAAAGTGATATCGTTACGGCTCTTGGGAactgaagctcttgagtcctacaTGTGAGTGATGAGACACATTTGGTGTAGTCTTTATGCATGATAAATTATAATCTTTGAAGAGTTAATACTGCTCTTTGATTCATTCCTCTGTTTGgcaattatctttttctttgcgTTTTGCTTCACTGCATCTGAAAAGTTAGCACATTATAGACAGGAGATTACAAAAAATAATCACAAGCCCTTGAAGAATACTTCATCTCTTGGATGGATTTTGTCTACTCTTCCATTATTTCTGCTCTTACAAAAGTGGACGGTCTTGATGATGCTGTTACAAAAGTGGACCGACCTTCCTATTAGGATATCTTGAGTGTACAACTCTAATgtttaattacttttaattatattatttaatattatctttaatattttaatagtattttattaattgaataatgatattagtaataatatttttattattagtagtattattttattttgtattattattattagaaaaagaaaataaataattgagtTAGTAGGAATTAGTGGAGAGAGAGAGTGGGGggaattagaaaaattaaaaaggGGAGGAAAGAGAGAATAGAAAAAGGCAGAAAGAAAGGAACGAGAAAAATTGGGAAAAGGAGAATAGGGGAAATTGAGAAGAGGAGAAGATGATTGTAAGATCATTTGAGAACAAACAAGAAAAAATCTAAATTCAAGGAAAGGGGGGAAATTGTTTTAGAAAGGGATATATTGGCTTGTTAAATCTTGATTGTGTTATCGTTGATGTGTTGATTTACTTGTTAAATCTTGAATTTGGAATTTTCTCTGTATTTGAAAGCAGTTTCtttgttgcgtgctttaaacttatgagcgatttgatttgatttgacaATTAGAGTACGTTTAATTAGTGTTGATGAGTTTTTGGAATAAGAATTGGGTACCTTAATAGCTATAACAAGTCAAAACAGGTAAAACTCAGTGAAATGGTCAAGAACTATCAAAAATACcaaagaaaactaaaaaaatcGTAGAAAATGCAAAAAGGGAATTTGGGGTCAGGGCACTGATACGGGCCAAAATAGGTGTTACGGGTGGCCGTAGCATCCCTTTGGATTTTGTACCAGATGCGTAGAAATTGGAAAATGGAGTCTAGAAGCAATTAGAGCCTCTGGTTTTTTTAAACGTCAACCATACCCAAGTTTTCAGTTAATACGCACAACCCCAAAGAAacaaaaatttctaaaaatttaatatttcattcATCATTGCAAGATATATATGTACATGAGGACGATGGAAATACAATCACAACATTTTTAATCATGTATGGGTAAAAGGAAAACATAATGAGGCGGGCTAGACGCCGCTTATTCTCCCCACTCGCCATGGCCAGCCAAGCCAATTTTTGGAGGACGGATGTCCATCTAGCTTAGTTTCTCAGTGAAAAGCTACATTGATCTCAATGGCCACATCTTATCCTTTATTCTTTTAGACgatttgatatattctttttttcACTACGAGGTTAGTGTTTATGGTGGCATGTTCTTCTTGGATATTGTGATAGTTTAGCTTTAGGTGAATCGTTGAGGACATGCCGTCTAGCATGGCTGCAAAAGGTCTTCCTAAAATGCAGTTGTAGACGCTCTTGCAAGGGATAACAAGTAATTATGAATTTACCATCCGAGTGTATTTCCCGTCGCCTACGGAAACCACCAGTCCCCCTATCCCCAACGACATGTAGTTGTTCCATCGAATGCTAGAGGTCAGAGCCTTCGTATGACCATAAGCTGCCTTTATCAAGGCTTATCTTCTTGGAAAATTCTAAGTTTATTATGTCCCAAGAGCTGCCACCATCGAAGAGGATCCGGGAAACATCAAATTTCCCGACAATAGTCGTGATTACAaggggaatttttttttttggggaTGCCTGTAACCTTCTCTGAATCCTGGAACCGCAACATGGCCCGATATGATCCTTCCCTGACGTGCTTGCCTCGTTCTTGTAGATAGCCATCATATTGGAGATCTCCTTGTTTATAATACCTTTGGAAGGGATATGTTCTTGGGTGCACCTCTAGTGATGGCGGCTATGTAATATCGGTTTCCCTTTCCAACTTCCTTTCTTTCGCTGCTGGTCCCGACATCAGCTATTTTCGAGGGAAATTTACCCCTAGGCAACTTCTATCTATCTCTTTTATCGCCCTTAACATATTCAATTAGCCGACCCTTCTTAGTTAGCCCCTCGAAAATTTGGTGTTGGTGCGCTCTTGGTAAATTTTACCTCtagaaagggttaagggtgtaacgccccagacttcttttgggatgatcgactaaccccacaaaccaacacaggtcttttcagcatgatttgtcctcactcacatgATTTCCGGGAAAATTCCCGGAAGGTCActcatcccaatactactccaagtcaaaaACGCTTagctgtggagttcttatggaacgggctaccgaaaagaagatgcatcttgttggtataggtagtacctatcaatccttatatgcaCTCCTTCAACCacgcagtcccatacctgcacggtgtcaggatccctctcattccgacaTGGCGACCACCCTTaccctcttcggcctcaggttttacatgcggtgcaaccacccctcgccttcttcggcctcgggtgttacatgcccaccagcttccgcatggttcgtcctcgaaccacatcgtactgggagaggtataGCTCTGATACCATTAATGTAATACCCTTCTAATTCCACAGAAAATACGctataatttaaataaactatATCAAAGTACAACACAGAAAGGTGTCACTTTTcttcataaaaattcataaaacgtaatcctgctccgtaacacgggttctcaAAATTATCACTTTCACACTTTATAATTTTCATCATAAAACTTCAAACATCACAACGAAATTATTATCTCaaaaatacttttcttaaatacTTCAATAAAGATTTTACCGTCAAACTTCACAATTCAAAAATCTTGCTTAAACAATttaaaacaagataaaacatCTCCATACATCATTGTCAACATATAATCTAGTTCAAACGATCCCAAAGACCCCGATGTtgcatatcagagcaagaccctctATATGCGGAATAAAATAACTAAAACTCCAATAAGCTATCTTGAACTTCTACGGCTATTCTTGAGCACCTGCGCATTTCCCAGATAGGGGGAACATTCAACACGCAGGGTGAGTATTCACAATTCATTATAAAAGATATAAAAGAAAGAATACTAATaggacaacaacatcatcaataaaacacatacatCAATCAACAATCAACTCATATACATGCAATGGGACAGCAAGCATTAATATCACAACAAAATTTATCAATGCGACATAACAACTATTTCACAACTTTTATGTAATACATGTCACAACAAGTCAACAACATAAAGCAACAACTAATATATTATCACCACAACTCAAGATACAACATAGAATGCGTCTCAATTACAATgacacatgcatgtggtaccattggagcagaactcccaacttaaaaatggagcagaactcccaacttaaaaattTCCAATCAAGGCCAAGACATAAGCCTTCATCACAGTTTGCCatcaaggccaaggcataagccttcgtcacagtttgccattaaggccaaggcataagtCTTCATCACAGTTTGCCATCAAGGCCAGGGCATCAGCCTTCATCacagtttgccaatccaggccgtcgcaaaatatgcaatgcatgtgaCTCGACACATGcaacatcacaacaacaacaacacatcaacaaataattcattattaacttcacaacaacaatcattcttcacaaaggcataagcctatatcaccatTGTTATCAATAAATAGCGGTAACTCATCATCAATTCAACACTGACCATAGGCCTAAAACTGAATTCTGCCAATTATTAGAGACAACACAACATATACTCATCACCTGCAACTTCGCAATTTAACAACAATAacatatcaacaacaataatGCAACTATCAGCATAATAATTCCAACACAATTCTCTTTCACCATGTATACATTTAACACGTATATCATTAAACAATCATCATAGATCATATAAACATTTAACTATAGCGTCACAGCAACATCAATATATATCACAACAGTATAACAACTTCATCACACAACAACCGCAACGATTACATTTTTTGAATTATACCAAACACCGCATAAACCTCCGAAAAAGAAATTAATCATAAACAGCAGAAAATAATCATCTACTGTCACAAAACCTATTTTTATCAGTTAGTTCGTTACGTtaactttccaacgcttcgaacggtgcGTGAATCGGACTCCCGAAACTCAAGTTATAAATTTTTGAAGTTTTCAAAATTCAGCATTAACATAGCTACGGGTTTGATCACTTTTTGCCCAAAAACCCATCGAAACTTCGATTTAATTCGCGAAACTCTTATTTTATCTTAGTAATACCTATTAGAACTCGTTGGTAGCATAAAAACTAATTTTCGCGACAATGAATTTCGCACCAAAGTTTTTAGTTTTCACTATTCCTAACCCAAAACAGAATTTATCGAACTACACTATTCCATCATCAATCAAAACATCAATAACATAATAACATGGTACACATATATCATTCCAAATCAAACATACATCCTAAATTCATCACTTTATACCCAATTCATCAAGAACTCatcaaaaccccaaaaccccataaAACCCTAACCTATCTATATTCAAAATTCTATATCAATCGTAATGAAAGTTATACTCCCCATACCTTACGATTGAAATCTGAATTCTCTTCCCTTGAATTCTACAACAATTCTTCCAGAGCCCTAGCCTTCTTCAGTCTTCCCCTTCAGA
Coding sequences within:
- the LOC131631500 gene encoding G-type lectin S-receptor-like serine/threonine-protein kinase At4g27290 isoform X3 — translated: MSFPSMLVIIITSLLFVLSHISFAIDTITQSTSFLDGSTLVSKDGSFELGFFGNSSNRYIGIWYKNIPVRRVVWVANRDNPTKDNSSKLIINRDGNLLLLNHNESLVWSINATKKISSPVFLQLLDNGNFVLRYKNSNSNSNSNSESNLGGEENFLWQSFDYPCDTILSEMKFGWNKKTGFEKRLAAWRTADDPSSGNLTITMMHTSNPETIIWKGSTKYYRSGPWNAQTSGVVGLKTNPLYNFEFINNEDEAYYMYTLKNKSVVSIMVINQTLSSRQRLIWVPESKTWSIYQSLPLDGCDVYNICGPNGHCIIDGSPMCQCLDGFKPKSYERWNAMNWTQGCVQSGNWSCGVKNQDGFHKFVGMKFPDTTNSWINLNMTLDNCKMKCLQNCSCTAYTYLDPTGKVSGCSLWFDDLLDLRLSQSSGQDLYVRTDTSSEIDAKHGQRKNVILAVSIPISIALLMLLALSYIYITKVKHKGKNLKDGNEDFELPLFDVSTMLKATNNFSFNNKLGEGGFGPVYKGTLIDGQIIAVKRLSGKSEQGLIEFKNEVILCAKLQHRNLVKVIGCCIEGEEKILLYEYMPKRSLDLFIFADSVQSKLLNWSMRFNILNGIARGLQYLHQDSRLRIIHRDLKASNILLDNEMNPKISDFGLAKMFGGDQIEGKTRRIIGTYGYMAPEYVIHGLFSIKSDVFSFGVLLLEIISGKKNRSLTYHEHDHNLLWHAWRLWREGVPHELIDNCLKDTCVQHEALRCIQIGLLCVQHIPDYRPNMPHVIMMLGGESTLPQPKEPGFLIEMISIEEQSFSERQASSVNEVTLSIISSR
- the LOC131631500 gene encoding G-type lectin S-receptor-like serine/threonine-protein kinase At4g27290 isoform X4, giving the protein MSFPSMLVIIITSLLFVLSHISFAIDTITQSTSFLDGSTLVSKDGSFELGFFGNSSNRYIGIWYKNIPVRRVVWVANRDNPTKDNSSKLIINRDGNLLLLNHNESLVWSINATKKISSPVFLQLLDNGNFVLRYKNSNSNSNSNSESNLGGEENFLWQSFDYPCDTILSEMKFGWNKKTGFEKRLAAWRTADDPSSGNLTITMMHTSNPETIIWKGSTKYYRSGPWNAQTSGVVGLKTNPLYNFEFINNEDEAYYMYTLKNKSVVSIMVINQTLSSRQRLIWVPESKTWSIYQSLPLDGCDVYNICGPNGHCIIDGSPMCQCLDGFKPKSYERWNAMNWTQGCVQSGNWSCGVKNQDGFHKFVGMKFPDTTNSWINLNMTLDNCKMKCLQNCSCTAYTYLDPTGKVSGCSLWFDDLLDLRLSQSSGQDLYVRTDTSSEIDAKHGQRKNVILAVSIPISIALLMLLALSYIYITKVKHKGKNLKDGNEDFELPLFDVSTMLKATNNFSFNNKLGEGGFGPVYKGTLIDGQIIAVKRLSGKSEQGLIEFKNEVILCAKLQHRNLVKVIGCCIEGEEKILLYEYMPKRSLDLFIFDSVQSKLLNWSMRFNILNGIARGLQYLHQDSRLRIIHRDLKASNILLDNEMNPKISDFGLAKMFGGDQIEGKTRRIIGTYGYMAPEYVIHGLFSIKSDVFSFGVLLLEIISGKKNRSLTYHEHDHNLLWHAWRLWREGVPHELIDNCLKDTCVQHEALRCIQIGLLCVQHIPDYRPNMPHVIMMLGGESTLPQPKEPGFLIEMISIEEQSFSERQASSVNEVTLSIISSR